The following are encoded in a window of Vicugna pacos chromosome 28, VicPac4, whole genome shotgun sequence genomic DNA:
- the LOC140690082 gene encoding uncharacterized protein isoform X1 has protein sequence MQAGPARPAAGRQAAAGLRLRLAAAQVQVQELQASQEQQDQQELQALQEWLDQQELQALQEWQDQQEWRALQECLDQQERQALQERRALQEWQALQEPWALQERLDQQERQALQERQALQERLDQQERRALQEQLDQQEWQALHMQLEQQDLHVQQEQLEGVRGLLLDPGGPVLVLWRLPLPLPALDL, from the exons atgcaagctggccctgcacgcccggcagctggacgtcaggctgcagctggactacgtctccgcctcgcag cggcccaggtgcaggtgcaggaactgcaggcttctcaggagcagcaagatcagcaggagctgcaggctcttcaggagtggctagatcagcaggagctgcaggctcttcaggagtggcaagatcagcaggaatggcgggctcttcaggagtgtctagatcagcaggaacggcaggcgcttcaggagcggcgggctcttcaggaatggcaggctcttcaggagccgtgggctcttcaggagcggctagatcagcaggagaggcaggctcttcaggagcggcaggctcttcaggagcggctagatcagcaggaacggcgggctcttcaggagcagctagatcagcaggaatggcaggctcttcatatgcagttggagcagcaggatcttcatgttcagcaggagcagctggagggagttcgcggtctcctgctggaccctggtggtcctgttttggttctctggcgtcttcccctgcccctgcctgctctggacctgtaa